Proteins encoded by one window of Dreissena polymorpha isolate Duluth1 chromosome 11, UMN_Dpol_1.0, whole genome shotgun sequence:
- the LOC127850787 gene encoding baculoviral IAP repeat-containing protein 7-like → MKNENGSSIEVGNFTDVQDESKFPVQVSDDRENETPKFTEYNDRGRTTQTETAGLEHRNNLIWKIAKYPDFEHFKNRLESYRGWPLVEPSPSKLCEAGFFYTGHSFDLVRCFDCGIGLKDFSDMDNPLLEHAKHSSNCPYILDLFGSREALETYKQRFVHQDPEDIRRRQRDLYERQQVRGHTVTNYRAKHERFRELSARLNTFTYWPLHLYQRPEQLAGAGMYYTGVDDHCRCFACDGGLRKWEPGDDPWIEHCRWFPACPYARDIKGEEFINLIQLSADQALREHGSYHHDDVSVAMAASTTENVNVERIVRQNRELLILGMGFPIDDVKVAVLELVQQATNEPNVDDIITRLEVMNERKLLENQNENTQEPPDPGGIPSAGELLEQNQRLKSMLLCHLCHNNHVNALFLPCTHHKYCLDCAKHSDICPDCGRPIEERIRTYMG, encoded by the exons ATGAAGAACGAAAACGGGTCGTCAATAGAGGTCGGAAATTTCACTGATGTACAAG ATGAATCGAAATTCCCTGTTCAAGTCAGTGATGACCGAGAGAATGAAACCCCTAAGTTTACGGAATACAATGACCGTGGTAGAACAACGCAGACAGAAACAGCAGGACTCGAACATAGAAATAACCTGATATGGAAG atCGCCAAATATCCAGATTTCGAGCATTTTAAAAACAGATTGGAATCATACCGTGGATGGCCGTTGGTAGAACCAAGCCCGAGTAAACTATGCGAAGCTGGATTCTTTTACACGG GTCACAGCTTCGACCTTGTACGATGTTTCGACTGCGGTATCGGCCTGAAAGACTTCTCTGACATGGACAATCCACTGCTCGAGCACGCGAAACATTCGTCGAACTGTCCCTACATACTTGACCTCTTTGGAAGTCGGGAAGCGTTAGAAACATATAAG CAAAGATTCGTACATCAGGATCCTGAAGATATCAGACGAAGACAACGCGACCTGTACGAACGACAACAAG TTAGAGGTCACACCGTTACAAACTACAGAGCCAAACACGAGCGGTTCCGCGAGCTGTCTGCTCGACTGAATACATTCACATACTGGCCCTTACATTTATACCAGAGACCAGAACAGTTGGCAGGTGCAGGAATGTACTACACAG gtGTTGATGACCATTGCCGCTGTTTTGCCTGTGACGGCGGGTTGAGAAAATGGGAACCAGGAGATGATCCTTGGATAGAACACTGTCGATGGTTTCCGGCTTGTCCTTATGCCAGAGACATTAAGGGCGAAGAATTTATCAACCTAATCCAACTTTCTGCTGACCAGGCCCTGAGG GAACATGGATCATATCATCATGATGACGTGAGCGTGGCGATGGCTGCTTCCACGACTGAAAACGTTAATGTTGAACGCATAGTCAGACAAAATCGCGAACTGCTAATATTGGGCATGGGTTTCCCAATTGACGATGTAAAAGTCGCAGTTCTGGAACTGGTACAACAAG CCACTAATGAGCCAAATGTTGATGATATCATAACTCGTCTTGAGGTAATGAATGAGAGAAAGCTACTTGAAAACCAGAACGAGAATACCCAAGAACCACCAGATCCAGGAGGAATACCCTCGGCAG GAGAGTTATTGGAACAAAATCAACGATTAAAGAGCATGCTTCTTTGCCATTTATGCCATAACAACCACGTGAACGCATTGTTTCTACCCTGCACACATCACAAATACTGCCTGGACTGCGCAAAACACAGCGATATATGTCCAGACTGTGGCAGACCGATTGAGGAAAGGATTCGCACATATATGGGATGA